A region from the Streptomyces sp. 3214.6 genome encodes:
- a CDS encoding twin-arginine translocase TatA/TatE family subunit: protein MPELTRSAGKATRIFKSEAKALKEQD from the coding sequence CTGCCCGAGCTGACGCGTTCGGCGGGCAAGGCGACCAGGATCTTCAAGAGCGAGGCCAAGGCTCTCAAGGAG